CGGTGCTCAAACCTTAAAAATTCGTATTGATAACTGGGCTTACTAATGGCTAAATTTACGTTTCCAAGCCCTGCCAAGCTAAACTTATTTTTATATATCACAAACAAGCGGGCAGATGGCTACCATGAATTGCAAACGCTCTTTCAGTTTTTGGATTTCGGCGATGAAATTGAGATTGAGATCACCCAAGATCCAACAATCACCTTACTTAATCAGATTGAAGGCGTGCCTACGGAACAAAATTTGATTTATCGTGCTGCAAAATTATTGCAAGATCAGACCGCTTGTAAACTCGGTGCTAACATCAGCATCACTAAACGCTTACCCATGGGCGGTGGCGTAGGTGGTGGTTCATCCAATGCAGCAACAGTTTTAGTTGCACTTAATCACCTTTGGCAAGCAGGGCTTTCCTTAATCCAACTCGCTGAGATGGGATTAAGTTTAGGTGCAGATGTGCCGATCTTCGTGCGTGGAATGTCCGCTTTTGCTGAAGGTGTTGGTGAAAAACTCACCCCTTGTAAACCTGCTGAAAAATGGTATTTGGTATTAAAACCCGATGAATCTATCTCTACGGCACTCATTTTCAAACATCTAGATCTACCACGAAATACCCCAAAACGTACTCTAGATCAATTATTAGACTCAACTTGGGCAAACGATTGCGAAAAAGTTGTCCGAGATCATTATTCAAAGGTTGATGATCTGCTTAATTGGTTGGTACAATATGCACCGTCTCGGCTAACAGGCACTGGTGCTTGTGTATTTGCCGAATTTGATTGTGAAGAAGAGGCTCGTCGTGTTTTTGCACTGAAACCAGCCGATGTTGAAGGCTTTGTAGCTCAAGGCAAAAACGTTTCACCTTTACATCAAACCCTTAATTTATCTCCCTAATCTATACTTGAGGTTTATCCAAAATGCCTGATATTAAACTCTTCGCTGGAAACGCAACCCCTGAATTAGCAAAACGAATTGCTGAACGTCTCTATATTTCTCTCGGTGATGCAACAGTAGGTCGTTTCAGCGACGGTGAGATTCAAGTACAAATCAATGAAAATGTACGTGGTGGTGACATTTTTATTGTGCAATCAACCTGTGCACCAACAAACGATAACTTAATGGAATTAATCGTGATGGTTGATGCTCTTCGTCGTGCATCAGCAGGTCGTATTACCGCTGTAATTCCTTACTTCGGTTATGCTCGTCAAGATCGTCGTGTACGTTCTGCTCGTGTGCCTATTACAGCAAAAGTTGTTGCAGACTTCTTATCTAGCGTAGGTGTTGACCGTGTATTAACTTGTGACCTTCACGCAGAACAGATCCAAGGTTTCTTTGATGTACCAGTAGATAACGTATTCGGTTCACCGGTGTTAATTGAAGATATCTTAAAGAAAACAGATCTTGTTAACCCAATTGTAGTTTCTCCAGATATTGGCGGTGTAGTACGTGCACGTGCGATTGCAAAATTATTAAACGATTCTGATATGGCAATCATTGATAAACGTCGTCCAAAAGCGAATGTAGCTCAAGTAATGCATATTATCGGTGATGTTGCTGGTCGTGATTGTATCCTGGTTGATGACATGATCGACACGGGTGGTACTTTAGTTAAAGCAGCAGAAGCATTAAAAGAGCGTGGAGCTCGTCGTGTATTTGCTTATGCAACTCATGCCGTCTTCTCTGGAAGTGCAGCGAAAAACCTTGCCAATGAAGCATTAGATGAAGTGATCGTTACAGATACTATCCCATTATCTGCAGAAATTCGTGCATTAAATAAAGTTCGTGTATTAACCTTGTCAGGCATGCTTGCAGAAGCGATTCGTCGTATTAGCAACGAAGAATCTATTTCTGCTATGTTTAGTCATTAATTTAAAGCCCAGCCGAAAGGTTGGGCTTTTTCATATATCATTTTATGTATTCACTGATTAAAAAATTTCTTTTCCAACTTGATGCGGAAAATGCCCATCAATTTGCAATTCAATCGTTAAAACTATTAGGGAAAACACCCTTTTCTAGCTGTTCTTTACCTAACAATCCAGTAGAAGTCATGGGCTTACGCTTTAAAAATCCGATTGGTCTTGCCGCTGGGGCAGATAAAAATGGCGAAGCGATTGATGGATTTGCGAAATTAGGCTTCGGCTTTATTGAAGTTGGGACTGTCACCCCTGTTGCACAAGATGGCAATCCACGTCCACGTCAATTCCGTATTCTAGAAGCTGAAGGCATTATTAACCGTAATGGCTTTAATAATCTCGGTGTCGATGTCCTTATTGAGAATGTGAAACAAGCAAAATATGATGGCGTACTCGGTATCAATATCGGTAAAAATGCCACAACACCGATTGAAAAGAGTTTGGATGACTATCAAATCTGTTTGCGTAAGGTCTATCCACACGCCAGCTATATCACTGTCAATATTTCATCACCAAACACTAAAAATCTTCGTACCTTACAGTATGGCGAAGCTTTAGATGATTTACTGCGTGCACTCAAAGCGGAGCAAGCGGAGCTTTCGCAAAAATTTGCTGTTTACCGACCGCTTGTATTGAAAATTGCGCCAGATTTAACTCATGAAGAGATTGCTTCTGTGGCAGATAGTTTAATCCGTCATCAAATTGATGGCGTGATTGCTGGAAACACTACACTCTCACGAGATACGGTTGCTGGGCTTCCTTTTGCCGATCAACAAGGTGGATTGAGCGGTAAACCGCTACATCACTTAAGCACTCAAGTCATTCATCAACTCTCACAGGAATTAAAAGGACAAATTCCAATTATTGGAAGCGGTGGTATTCATTCGGTAGAATCAGGGCAAGCTAAAATTGATGCTGGAGCAAGTCTATTACAACTCTACTCTGCTATGGTTTATCAAGGTCCTACATTAATTCATCAATTAGTGAAAGGAATTAAGCTATAAAAATTTATCCTAGTACGGATAGGCGTACTAGGATAAAAGTAAATTATAGATCATCAATCACCACATAAACCTTATTCACAGGTCCGTGTACGCCAACAACTTTGATTAACTCAATATCTGCCGTAGCACTTGGTCCTGAAATAATGTTTACACAAGATGGCATCCTTTCACCTTGTTGCGCTTTGTCGTGTAGGATTTTAGCTAACTGTGCCACACGGGGTAGCACGGTGCTGGCACGCAAGACGACAATGGATTTTTCAGGTAACAAGCTGACTGAACGTCCAAATTCTTTATCTGAAAACAGTACAATACCGCCAGATTCCGTTAAGCCGTATTCGCCGTAAACCACGCCGATATTGGCTTTTTCCGCTTTATCGATATTCACACTGCCATCTGTATTGTGATCCCAAACATAGCTGTCGTATTTAGCTTGCAATGCTGGCGTAATGCCTAAATCAACTAAACGGCTGTCGTTATTAATAATCACCGAGCCACCGCCATATTTATCACAAAGTGCGGTCACTTCTGCAATCAGATTTTCTTCTTTCACCACCGCCACATCGGTCATCATCACTTTAGCAAAGCTAACAAATTCCTCGACTAATTGAGCTTGAGTGCGATCCGTTAAGCGTGTCGTTGGATAATCATTGACTAATTTCGGCATTGGTTCAGGTACGAGCTGACGTGGTCTGCCCATTCTTTCCGCCAGTTTATTTAGAAAATTTTCACGGTTTTGTAAATCCATTCTCTTATCCTCTGTTGTTGAACCATTCACGGAAACTTTCGCCTTCAGCTGACGGTAAATCACGGGCTTTTGTCCATTCTGCAAGTGCGCCTACTTGAATTGGAGCTTTGCCGTTTTTAATGAATTTACCTGCCACTTTTGCCCCGATATTCACCCCGACTTTCCATAAAGTTGGGTGTGAGTTAGCAAAGTTGAAGCCGAAAATCGACAAACGCTCTGCCGTTGGCGTCATACCATTTTGAGCGATATGTTCACGGTGTTTTAAGATAAGCTGTGCCAGTGGAATTTTCACTGGGCAAACGGAGTTACAAGCGGTACAAAGCGAACAAGCATAAGGCAGTTCTTTAAATTCTTCATAGCCACCGAGTAATGGCGAGATCACCGATCCAATTGGTCCTGGATAGATCGAGCCGTAGCCGTGTCCGCCAATTTGACGATACGCAGGGCAAGTGTTCAAACACGCACCGCAACGGATACAACGTAAAACTTCTTTAAATTCGCTTTCAAGGATTTTTGAACGTCCGTTATCCACGATAACTAAATGGAACTCTTCTGGCCCGTCCGTTTCGCCTTCAAGACGTGGTCCTGTTAGCCAAGTGTTATAGGCAGTGAGTTTTGCACCAACCGCACTTCTCGCTAGCATTGTGATTAACACATCAACTTCTTGGAAAGTTGGGGCTAAACGTTCCATACCCATTACAGCGATATGAGTTTTTGGCACCGTTGTTGCTAAACGTAAGTTACCTTCGTTAGTGACTAAACAGACAGAGCCTGTTTCCGCTACGGCAAAGTTACAGCCACTAATACCGATGTCTGCCTCTAAGAAATCTTTGCGGATCACTTGACGCACAAAAGCGGTCATTTCTTCTGGCGTTTCTGAGCCATTATAGCCTAGCTGTTCGTGTAACTCTTGACGGATTTTATAGCGATCTTTGTGAATTGCAGGTACAACGATGTGAGATGGCTTATCGCCAACGATTTGCAGTAAATATTCGCCTAAGTCCGTTTCAACCACTTTAATACCTTCGTTTTCAAGGACGTGGTTTAAGCCGATCTCTTCCGTCACCATTGATTTGGATTTAACAATCTTCTTGGCATTTTTTTCTAAGGCGATTTGACGGATATAAGCGGTCGCTTCTTCGGCAGTTTCTGCAAAAAAGACTTTACCGCCGTTTTGTTGCACTTTTTCGCTTAATTGGTAGAGATAAGCATCTAAATTGGCAAGAACGTGGTTACGGATCTGTTTTGCCGCGTCACGCCACTCTTCCCAATGACCAAGTTCGTCTACCATTCTTTGACGGTTCGCCCCGATGGTTTCTTGGGCTTTCACTACAGCTTTACGCATCATTGCGTTGTGGATTTGATCGTCCACTCGTTTTTTAAAGGCAAGATTGCTAGTTTTTAATGACATCTTATTTGCCCTCCTGCATTAATACTTCGGCAATGTGCATTACCTTAATATTTTTCCCTTCACGGCTCAAACGTCCACCGATGTTCATCAAACAGCTCACATCTGCCCCGATCAAGTATTCTGGCTCAACATCAGCAATATGCTCTACTTTTTCTTTAACCATTTCGCCTGAAATTTCCGCCATTTTGACCGAGAAAGTGCCACCAAAACCGCAACAGGTTTGTTGATTTTGAATTGGTAACAGCTCTAAGCCTTTGACGTTTTGTAATAAGGTGATCGGTTCATTCACAATGCCTAATTTACGAGATAGGCTGCAAGATGGGTGATAAACAGCTTTGCCTGTTAAGGTTGCACCAACATTGGTAACACCCAGTTTATTGACGATAAAATCTGTTAAATCATAAAAACGGTCAGCGACTTTTTTCGCACGAGCCACCCATTCTGGTTCGCCAAAGCGTTCAAAATGGTCAGGATAGGTTTTAATTGCATAAACACAAGAACCTGCAGGGGCAACAATTGGATAATCATTGACTTCAAAAGTTTCCACTAACTTTTTCATTCCCTCAAGGGCTTGTTTTGTATAACCACTGTTAATTGCAGGCTGTCCGCAACACCCTTGTTTTTCAAGGAAAGTGATTTTACAGCCTAGTTTTTCTAACAGTAATACACTGTTTTTGGCAATACTCGCTTTAAGTACATCTGCAAGGCAAGTCACATAAAAGTTCACGTTCATAATATCCCCACAATATAATTAAAATGAAAAACAAGCGGTAAGATCGACACCTTATTTTGCAAATCTTATCAGCTTACTATCTCCTTTCTAATACCATAAACCGACAACGAAACGGATTTTGCTCATCAATCTCCGACCATTTTTCTTCAACTATTTTCCATTGAGTCTCATCAAACTCAAAAAACGTATCACCATCAATCTCTGCTTGAATTTCCGTAAGATAAAGTTTGTTCGCTAATGGCATGGCTTGTTTAAATAGCTCTACACCACCAATAATCATAATCTCATCTATATTTGCAAAACTTTTCGCTAAAGTGACCGCTTGTTCAAGGCTTGTCGCAGAATAAGCCCCCTCTACACTGAAGCCTGTGCGAGAAAGAATAATATTCGGGCGTTTCGGCAACAGTCTGCCGATAGATTCATAGGTTTTTCGGCCCATAATGACTGGTTTACCTACAGTATTTGATCTAAACCGTGCGAGATCAACAGGTAAATGCCAAGGCATTGCATTATCTTTACCAATCACTTTATTCAAAGTGCGGGCAACAATTACATTAATTTGAATCATAACAACATAACTCTTTTGAAATGAAAAGGATTTTAGCAGATAATAGCAAACAGTTTCTTTTCTTTTTACAAATTATTATGGCAAAAACAATCGTAGTAAAATTAGGCACTAGCACCCTAACCCACGGCACCAAAAGTTTAAGCCGTCCACATATGCTAGAAATCGTAAAACAAGTTGCTCAACTGCACGAACAGGGACATCGCATTATTATTGTGACCTCTGGGGCAGTCGCCGCTGGGCGTGATTACTTAGGGCATCGTGAATTGCCAAAAACGTTGGCAACCAAACAGCTTCTAGCCGCAGTCGGACAAAGCCAGCTCATTCAAGTGTGGGAAAGCCTCTTTTCCATTTATAACATCAAAATCGGGCAAATGCTTTTAACCCGTGCAGATATTGAAAATAAAGATCACTTCTTAAATGCAAGGGATACGCTCACCGCCTTGCTCGATCAACAAATTATCCCGATTATCAATGAAAATGATGCGGTGGCAACAGCAGAGTTTCGTATCGGCGATAACGATAATTTATCGGCACTCGTAGCGATTTTAGCTCAAGCAGAGTTATTGATTTTGCTCACCGATCAAGAAGGGTTATACGACAGTGATCCACGTTCAAACCCAAATGCCAAACGCATTCCTGTTGTTGAAAAAATCACCCCTGAAATTCGCCAAATGGCAGGGGGAAGTGGCACAACCTTAGGCACAGGCGGTATGAGTACCAAAATCACTGCTGCCGATATTGCCACTCGTTCTGGCGTTGAAACCGCGATTGCTTCTGGTGAACGTCCGAATGTGATTTTTGAAGTGGCACAAGGAGCGGAAATTGGCACACACTTCTTAGCCCAACACGACAAAATCGAAGGTCGCAAACAGTGGCTCTTTGGCGCACCACCTGCTGGCACAATTTATATCGATCAAGGGGCAGAAAAAGCGTTAGTGGAACAGCATAAATCGCTTTTACCTGCAGGTATTGCCAAAATCGAAGGGCAATTTGCACGGGGCGAAGTGGCAAAAATTTGCAACCTTGACGGCAAAGTGCTTGCTCTTGGCATTAGCCGTTATAACAGCGATGCCCTTGCGCTAATCAAAGGCAAAAAATCTAGCGATATTGAAACTATTTTGGGCTATGAATTTGGTTCAGTGGTGTTCCACCGAGATGAAATGGTGGTGCATTATTAATGCATAAAGTGTAAGGAAAAATATGGAACTTGGACTTGATATTGCGATTATCTTATTTGTTGCAGCTTTCGTGGCTGGTTTTATTGATGCCATTGCAGGTGGTGGCGGATTAATTACTATCCCAGCCCTACTCTCTGTAGGAATTCCTCCCGCTATGGCACTTGGAACCAATAAATTGCAAGCGTGTGGAGGTTCCTTTTCCGCATCACTCTATTTTGTACGCAAAAAAGCCGTTAATTTAAAAGAGATTTGGCTCTTAATCCTCCTCACCTTTATTGGTGCGGCAATTGGTACAATTTTAGTACAACTCATTGATGTCAATGCACTAAAAGTTGTTCTTCCTTTTCTTATTTTAATTATTGGATTTTACTTTTTATTAAGTCCAAGTTTAGGCGATGAACAACGTCGCCAAAGAATGAGTTATCCAATGTTCGCTTGTACCGCAGCGATGGGAATTGGGTTTTATGATGGCTTATTCGGCCCTGCTACAGGTTCATTTTTTACCCTTGCCTTTGTTTTACTTCTTGGATTTAACCTGACCCAAAGTGTTGCTCATGCTAAAATATTGAATTTTACATCCAACATTGCTTCTCTGATCTTTTTTATGCTCGGCGGTGCGATCTTGTGGAAAGTAGGTTTTCTTATGATGATCGGTCAATTTATTGGCGCATCCCTTGGCGCAAGAATGGTTATGACCAAAGGGAAAAAAATTATTCGCCCATTAATTGTGGTGATGTCCTTTACTATGGTTGCTAAAATGCTATGGGATCAAGGCTATTTTGCTTTTTTAGGATAACAGATGAATAAAGAAAAACGTATTGAGATACTGACTCGCTTACGCAATGAAAACCCACACCCCACTACCGAGTTGCAGTATTCTACCCCTTTTGAATTATTGATTGCGGTGATTTTATCTGCTCAAGCGACAGATGTGGGTGTCAATAAAGCTACGGCTAAACTTTATCCTGTGGCAAATACACCTCAAGCGATTTTAGATTTAGGGCTTGATGGGCTAAAAGAGTATATTAAAACTATTGGGCTTTATAACAGCAAAGCGGAAAACATCATCAAAACTTGCCGTGATTTAATTGAAAAACACAATGGCGAAGTACCTCAAACCCGTGAAGAATTAGAAGCCCTTGCTGGTGTGGGGCGTAAAACGGCAAATGTGGTGCTGAATACCGCCTTTGGGCAGCCGACCATTGCGGTCGATACGCATATTTTCCGTGTTTCTAACCGTACTAATTTTGCCCCAGGGAAAGATGTGGTTAAGGTGGAAGAAAAGTTACTGAAGGTGGTGCCTGATGAATTTAAGGTGGATGTTCATCATTGGTTGATTTTACACGGTCGCTACACTTGCATTGCTCGCAAGCCTCGCTGTGGCTCTTGTATCATTGAAGATTTATGTGAATATAAAGAAAAAACAGAAATTTAAACAACACAAGCGGTCAGTTTAGGATAGAAATTTGCAAATGCTAAGCACAAAGTGACCGCTTGTAAGGCTAAAAATACAAAAGCGGACATCAGTCCGCTTTTCTCATTATTTCTTACGCTCAACCCACTTGCCATCAAGGTAATCCACAATCCATTTGGTTGCCTTGCCGTTTTTCTCAGAGGTCACATACTGACGTTTTTCTTTACGGCTAAAGCGGATAATGGCTTCATTGCCTTCAGGGTCTTGTTGTGGTGCATCTGCAAGGTATTGTAGTTTTTCAGGCAGACGATCACGGTATAAGGCTAATTCTGCCACTTTCGGGGCGCGTGTTTCACGGGATTTCGGGAAGTTGTGTGCCGACATAAATACACCGCTTGCGCCATCTCGTAGCACAAAATAAGCGTCCGATTTTTCGCATTTTAACTCAGGGAATGCCACTGGTTCTTCTCGTGGTGGTGCGACTTCGCCATTTTTGAGAATTTTGCGAGTGTTGTCACAGTTGGTACAGCCCATATATTTGCCGAAACGTCCAAGTTTTAAGTGCATATCCGAACCGCATTTGTCACATTCGACAATCGGGCCGTCATAGCCTTTAATTTTGAAAGAACCTTCTTCAATCACATAGCCATCGCAATTCGGGTTATTACCGCAAATGTGAATTTTACGTTGTGGATCGATCACATAGCTGTCCATTGCCGTATCACATTTCGGGCAACGTTTGCGTTTCATTAATGCGTTCGTTTCCGAATCTTCGTCTAACACGTTTAGCAATTCCGCTTCTGGAATTAAGTTGATCGTGGTTTTGCAACGCTCTTTTGGTGACAAAGCATAGCCTGTACAGCCTAAGAACACGCCTGTGCTTGCGGTGCGGATCGCCATTTGGCGTTGGCAAGTCGGACAGTGAATGTCTGTTGGCACTAAATTATTCGGACGCATTCCGCCTTCAAGTTCATCAAGCTCTGCGGTAGTTAATTTTTCTGAGAAATCGGCAAAGAAGCGGTTTAATTCGACTTTCCAGTTGCTATTGCCCGACGCAATTTGGTCAAGAGTATCTTCCATATTTGCCGTAAAATCGTAGTTCATTAAATCGCTAAAGGCTTCGTTTAAGCGATCTGTCACGATCTCGCCCATTTTCTCTGCATAGAAACGGCGGTTTTCTACTCGCACATAGCCACGCTCTTGAATGGTTGAGATAATCGCAGCATAGGTTGATGGGCGACCGATCCCTCGTTTTTCCAACTCTTTCACCAACGCCGCTTCGCTATAACGTGCTGGCGGTTTGGTAAAGTGTTGGCTAGGTTCAACGGCGTTCAGTTTCAAGGTTTCATTCAGACTAACTTCTGGCAACTCTTGATCTTCCGCTGTTTTGCCTTGAATTGGCAATACTTTTGTCCAACCGTCAAAACGTAATACACGCCCTTTGGTTTTGAGTTCGTAATCCCCTGCTGTTACCGTTAAACTGGTTGAGTCATATTCTGCAGGGGTCATTTGGCAAGCAAGGAATTGTCGCCAAATCAGGTCATATAGGCGTTCTGCATCTTTTTCCATACCGCTTAGATCTTGCATTTTCACCATCACATCAGATGGACGAATGGCTTCGTGAGCCTCTTGCGCTTTCTCTTTGCTGGCATAGAAATTCGGTTTTTCAGGTAAATAACGCTCACCAAATTGCTTTTCGATATAGCTACGAGCCATCGTCAGTGCATCTTGACTCAAGTTAGTTGAGTCGGTACGCATATAGGTGATGTAGCCAGCTTCATACAGACGCTGTGCCAACATCATCGTTTTCTTCACACTAAAGCCTAAACGGGTACTTGCCGTTTGTTGTAAGGTGGAAGTAATAAACGGCGCTTTCGCTCTTGATGAAGTTGGTTTTTTATCAATTTCAGTGACGATAAATGCAGAATTTTGCAAAGATTTTACCGCTTGTTCTGCTTCTTTTTGGTTTTTCGCTGAGAATTTTTTGCCTTTATGCTGTACAAGTTCTAAAGCGAGATCGCCTTTTTTCGCAGAAGTTTTGGCTAAAATATCCCAAAACTCTTCAGGCTGGAACGCCTTGATTTCACGTTCACGCTCAACCAACAATTTCACAGCCACAGATTGTACACGCCCTGCCGATAAGCCACGAGCCACTTTTTTCCAAAGCAACGGCGACACCATAAAGCCCACCACACGATCTAAGAAACGACGTGTTTGTTGAGCATTTACTCTATCCATATTGAGCTGTTCAGGCTTTTCAAAGGCTTGTTTGATCGCATTTTTGGTAATTTCATTGAACACCACACGGCTAAAACGCTCGTTCTCACCGCCAATCACCTCACGCAAATGCCACGCAATCGCCTCCCCTTCTCTATCCAAGTCGGTGGCGAGATAGATATGATCGGCTTTTTTGGCAAGGGATTTCAGCTCTGAAACCACTTTTTCTTTACCTGGTAAAATTTGGTAAGTGGCATTCCAGTCGTGATAAGGATCCACGCCCATACGCTTCACTAAAGCGGTACGTTCTTTCTCTGATTTTACTAAGGCTTTTTGTTCTGCACTCATACCTTTAGTTGAAACCGCTTTAGCTTTTTCGGTTTTTTCTTCTTTTTCTGCGCCGCTTGTTGGTAAATCACGGATATGTCCGACACTGGATTTAACGACGAAATCACGGCCTAAATATTTATTGATAGTTTTGGCTTTAGCCGGCGACTCGACAATTACTAATGATTTTCCCATTGAGAACACCTAAATTAAATAATGATATAAATAATATTGAAATTATTTCTTGAAAGTAAATATTAAAATTGAATTGCATTAAAATTCTTGTAACAATAGCAAGCATTTTCCTAAAAGACAATATAAAGCAGAATACTATGGATAAACTCAACGCAATAAATCTCTTTTGTAAAGTCATTGAAACCCAAAGTTTTACCCAAGCGGCACAACAAGAACAGATTTCTCTCGCGATGGCGAGTAAACTGGTTGCTCAATTAGAAGAACACCTCAACGTTCGCTTATTACAACGTACCACACGCCGTATCAGTCCAACGGAAGCAGGTTTACTCTTTTACCAACGCTGTCAGCCCATTTTAAACGAACTTAAAGACGCTGAAGCCTGTGTAACGAACATTACCTCAACACTACAAGGGAAGCTCACAATGTCGTTGCCGATGGATTTTGGTTCTCGTTTTATTGCCCCACATTTAAGTAAATTTACTGAAACCTATCCACATTTACAGCTCAATTTAGAATTTAATGATCGACGAGTTGATGTTGTCTCTGAAGGATATGATTTAGTGCTTAGAATAGGCAAACTTGAAGATAGTTCTATTGTTGCAAAAAAAATTGGCCAATCTAAACATTTAGTTGTTGCATCCCC
Above is a genomic segment from Actinobacillus indolicus containing:
- the ispE gene encoding 4-(cytidine 5'-diphospho)-2-C-methyl-D-erythritol kinase: MAKFTFPSPAKLNLFLYITNKRADGYHELQTLFQFLDFGDEIEIEITQDPTITLLNQIEGVPTEQNLIYRAAKLLQDQTACKLGANISITKRLPMGGGVGGGSSNAATVLVALNHLWQAGLSLIQLAEMGLSLGADVPIFVRGMSAFAEGVGEKLTPCKPAEKWYLVLKPDESISTALIFKHLDLPRNTPKRTLDQLLDSTWANDCEKVVRDHYSKVDDLLNWLVQYAPSRLTGTGACVFAEFDCEEEARRVFALKPADVEGFVAQGKNVSPLHQTLNLSP
- a CDS encoding ribose-phosphate pyrophosphokinase, translating into MPDIKLFAGNATPELAKRIAERLYISLGDATVGRFSDGEIQVQINENVRGGDIFIVQSTCAPTNDNLMELIVMVDALRRASAGRITAVIPYFGYARQDRRVRSARVPITAKVVADFLSSVGVDRVLTCDLHAEQIQGFFDVPVDNVFGSPVLIEDILKKTDLVNPIVVSPDIGGVVRARAIAKLLNDSDMAIIDKRRPKANVAQVMHIIGDVAGRDCILVDDMIDTGGTLVKAAEALKERGARRVFAYATHAVFSGSAAKNLANEALDEVIVTDTIPLSAEIRALNKVRVLTLSGMLAEAIRRISNEESISAMFSH
- a CDS encoding TSUP family transporter; its protein translation is MELGLDIAIILFVAAFVAGFIDAIAGGGGLITIPALLSVGIPPAMALGTNKLQACGGSFSASLYFVRKKAVNLKEIWLLILLTFIGAAIGTILVQLIDVNALKVVLPFLILIIGFYFLLSPSLGDEQRRQRMSYPMFACTAAMGIGFYDGLFGPATGSFFTLAFVLLLGFNLTQSVAHAKILNFTSNIASLIFFMLGGAILWKVGFLMMIGQFIGASLGARMVMTKGKKIIRPLIVVMSFTMVAKMLWDQGYFAFLG
- the nth gene encoding endonuclease III, which encodes MNKEKRIEILTRLRNENPHPTTELQYSTPFELLIAVILSAQATDVGVNKATAKLYPVANTPQAILDLGLDGLKEYIKTIGLYNSKAENIIKTCRDLIEKHNGEVPQTREELEALAGVGRKTANVVLNTAFGQPTIAVDTHIFRVSNRTNFAPGKDVVKVEEKLLKVVPDEFKVDVHHWLILHGRYTCIARKPRCGSCIIEDLCEYKEKTEI
- a CDS encoding dihydrofolate reductase, translated to MQINVIVARTLNKVIGKDNAMPWHLPVDLARFRSNTVGKPVIMGRKTYESIGRLLPKRPNIILSRTGFSVEGAYSATSLEQAVTLAKSFANIDEIMIIGGVELFKQAMPLANKLYLTEIQAEIDGDTFFEFDETQWKIVEEKWSEIDEQNPFRCRFMVLERR
- the proB gene encoding glutamate 5-kinase → MAKTIVVKLGTSTLTHGTKSLSRPHMLEIVKQVAQLHEQGHRIIIVTSGAVAAGRDYLGHRELPKTLATKQLLAAVGQSQLIQVWESLFSIYNIKIGQMLLTRADIENKDHFLNARDTLTALLDQQIIPIINENDAVATAEFRIGDNDNLSALVAILAQAELLILLTDQEGLYDSDPRSNPNAKRIPVVEKITPEIRQMAGGSGTTLGTGGMSTKITAADIATRSGVETAIASGERPNVIFEVAQGAEIGTHFLAQHDKIEGRKQWLFGAPPAGTIYIDQGAEKALVEQHKSLLPAGIAKIEGQFARGEVAKICNLDGKVLALGISRYNSDALALIKGKKSSDIETILGYEFGSVVFHRDEMVVHY
- a CDS encoding LutB/LldF family L-lactate oxidation iron-sulfur protein, with protein sequence MSLKTSNLAFKKRVDDQIHNAMMRKAVVKAQETIGANRQRMVDELGHWEEWRDAAKQIRNHVLANLDAYLYQLSEKVQQNGGKVFFAETAEEATAYIRQIALEKNAKKIVKSKSMVTEEIGLNHVLENEGIKVVETDLGEYLLQIVGDKPSHIVVPAIHKDRYKIRQELHEQLGYNGSETPEEMTAFVRQVIRKDFLEADIGISGCNFAVAETGSVCLVTNEGNLRLATTVPKTHIAVMGMERLAPTFQEVDVLITMLARSAVGAKLTAYNTWLTGPRLEGETDGPEEFHLVIVDNGRSKILESEFKEVLRCIRCGACLNTCPAYRQIGGHGYGSIYPGPIGSVISPLLGGYEEFKELPYACSLCTACNSVCPVKIPLAQLILKHREHIAQNGMTPTAERLSIFGFNFANSHPTLWKVGVNIGAKVAGKFIKNGKAPIQVGALAEWTKARDLPSAEGESFREWFNNRG
- a CDS encoding (Fe-S)-binding protein, with the translated sequence MNVNFYVTCLADVLKASIAKNSVLLLEKLGCKITFLEKQGCCGQPAINSGYTKQALEGMKKLVETFEVNDYPIVAPAGSCVYAIKTYPDHFERFGEPEWVARAKKVADRFYDLTDFIVNKLGVTNVGATLTGKAVYHPSCSLSRKLGIVNEPITLLQNVKGLELLPIQNQQTCCGFGGTFSVKMAEISGEMVKEKVEHIADVEPEYLIGADVSCLMNIGGRLSREGKNIKVMHIAEVLMQEGK
- the pyrD gene encoding quinone-dependent dihydroorotate dehydrogenase; its protein translation is MYSLIKKFLFQLDAENAHQFAIQSLKLLGKTPFSSCSLPNNPVEVMGLRFKNPIGLAAGADKNGEAIDGFAKLGFGFIEVGTVTPVAQDGNPRPRQFRILEAEGIINRNGFNNLGVDVLIENVKQAKYDGVLGINIGKNATTPIEKSLDDYQICLRKVYPHASYITVNISSPNTKNLRTLQYGEALDDLLRALKAEQAELSQKFAVYRPLVLKIAPDLTHEEIASVADSLIRHQIDGVIAGNTTLSRDTVAGLPFADQQGGLSGKPLHHLSTQVIHQLSQELKGQIPIIGSGGIHSVESGQAKIDAGASLLQLYSAMVYQGPTLIHQLVKGIKL
- a CDS encoding LutC/YkgG family protein — encoded protein: MDLQNRENFLNKLAERMGRPRQLVPEPMPKLVNDYPTTRLTDRTQAQLVEEFVSFAKVMMTDVAVVKEENLIAEVTALCDKYGGGSVIINNDSRLVDLGITPALQAKYDSYVWDHNTDGSVNIDKAEKANIGVVYGEYGLTESGGIVLFSDKEFGRSVSLLPEKSIVVLRASTVLPRVAQLAKILHDKAQQGERMPSCVNIISGPSATADIELIKVVGVHGPVNKVYVVIDDL